In Streptomyces sp. NBC_00569, a single genomic region encodes these proteins:
- a CDS encoding DUF6417 family protein, producing MESNEDSVVIGLIPAQDASRRLEMLTLEEAHDLLRLLQLIASEGPDELSQEAAWFAREIAARIPSEN from the coding sequence ATGGAATCCAACGAAGACTCCGTTGTCATCGGGCTTATCCCGGCTCAGGACGCTTCACGGCGTCTGGAAATGCTGACCCTCGAAGAGGCTCACGATCTGCTGCGCCTGTTGCAGCTCATTGCGAGCGAAGGCCCGGATGAGCTGTCGCAGGAGGCAGCCTGGTTCGCCAGGGAGATCGCCGCACGCATCCCCTCGGAGAACTGA
- a CDS encoding AraC family transcriptional regulator: MGTASSWVRYWRDDNRPLEAMHAHFFDHVYSLHSHDTYSFGITDVGAQTFRCRGAAHTSGAGMVMAFNPDEVHDGRAAVEWGYQYRIVHIGPSVVCETLADASDGRSGGMPLFIRPVLTDSVVTGPLARLHANLVAPADPLVTDELLTAAILKMAERGATRAPHVRTLTGQAQRQAARRAWALLNEAFLEPLSAHDLAKAAGCSRFALYRAFRAEYGMPPSDYQRLLRLRQARRLLTRGVAPASAAADAGFSDQAHFSRWFKRTYGITPGTFQHAVL; the protein is encoded by the coding sequence ATGGGAACGGCGAGCAGCTGGGTTCGGTACTGGCGGGACGACAATCGCCCGTTGGAAGCGATGCATGCGCACTTCTTCGACCACGTCTACTCCCTGCACAGCCACGACACTTATTCCTTCGGTATCACTGACGTGGGCGCGCAGACGTTCCGCTGCCGTGGAGCTGCCCACACCAGCGGTGCGGGCATGGTCATGGCCTTCAACCCCGATGAAGTGCACGATGGCCGCGCGGCAGTGGAATGGGGCTACCAGTACCGCATCGTGCATATTGGTCCGTCAGTCGTCTGCGAGACACTCGCCGATGCCTCCGACGGACGCAGCGGCGGCATGCCGCTTTTCATACGCCCTGTCCTGACCGATTCTGTAGTGACCGGCCCTCTGGCACGGCTGCACGCCAATCTTGTCGCCCCCGCCGACCCTCTGGTGACAGACGAACTCCTCACCGCGGCCATTCTAAAAATGGCGGAACGCGGCGCCACCCGGGCTCCGCACGTAAGGACCCTGACAGGCCAAGCCCAGCGTCAGGCCGCCCGCCGCGCGTGGGCTCTGCTGAACGAGGCCTTTCTTGAGCCCCTCTCGGCCCATGACCTGGCCAAGGCAGCAGGATGCAGCCGCTTCGCCCTGTACCGCGCCTTTCGAGCGGAGTACGGGATGCCGCCCAGCGACTATCAGAGGCTTCTGCGGCTTCGTCAAGCACGGCGCTTGTTAACCCGTGGCGTGGCTCCGGCGTCTGCCGCCGCGGACGCCGGTTTCTCAGATCAAGCACACTTCAGCCGCTGGTTCAAGCGAACGTACGGCATTACTCCGGGGACCTTCCAGCACGCTGTGCTGTGA
- a CDS encoding NUDIX hydrolase, protein MNPELAEPVIDTHVILRDGDKLLLSQRGGPYGYGRWHMPSGKLDQGEPLRLGAARELREETGVTVDPGHLRLVHVVHHQQDDTVQRIGFFFVATEWSGEPFNREPAKCLGLEWFCVHDLPEDIIEYPKEGLLGYLNDDSGLTEHGWP, encoded by the coding sequence ATGAACCCGGAACTCGCAGAACCCGTGATCGACACCCACGTCATCCTCCGCGACGGCGACAAGCTGCTCCTCTCCCAGCGCGGCGGCCCTTACGGCTACGGCCGCTGGCACATGCCGTCGGGCAAGCTCGATCAGGGCGAGCCCCTGCGCCTGGGAGCCGCGCGGGAGCTGCGTGAAGAAACCGGTGTCACTGTCGACCCGGGCCATCTCCGCCTGGTGCACGTCGTGCACCACCAGCAGGACGACACCGTGCAGCGGATCGGGTTCTTCTTCGTGGCCACCGAGTGGAGCGGGGAGCCCTTCAATCGGGAACCGGCGAAGTGCCTGGGTTTGGAGTGGTTCTGTGTTCACGATCTACCTGAGGACATCATCGAGTATCCGAAGGAGGGCCTCCTCGGCTACCTGAACGACGACAGTGGCCTGACAGAACACGGCTGGCCGTAG
- a CDS encoding ATP-binding protein, with protein MNSFTDKPNIIGPVPPASAEQKPRDALTPHYPCTTAEMPLPAPVAISVGREAQHVRQVRSLAAAWLRNVCHMPESRIEQALVVISELVTNAVLHCTGQCVTYSSWAPKPGLVRVEIDDGTTGEEPKPQRAAPLAESGRGLFLTDAFVADLDGEWGYCKDGTTAWCHIPVHEHSARGAVRE; from the coding sequence ATGAACTCCTTCACTGATAAGCCCAACATCATCGGCCCTGTGCCGCCGGCCAGCGCCGAGCAGAAGCCTCGCGATGCGCTGACACCGCATTACCCGTGCACCACCGCAGAGATGCCGCTGCCGGCACCCGTCGCGATCTCGGTCGGACGGGAAGCCCAGCATGTTCGCCAAGTGCGCAGCCTGGCGGCGGCATGGCTGCGGAACGTCTGCCACATGCCGGAGAGCCGGATCGAGCAGGCCCTTGTCGTCATCTCCGAACTGGTCACGAACGCTGTGCTTCACTGCACGGGGCAATGCGTCACCTATAGCAGTTGGGCCCCGAAGCCTGGACTGGTCCGCGTTGAGATCGACGACGGGACCACAGGAGAAGAACCAAAGCCCCAACGTGCGGCTCCGCTGGCCGAGTCCGGGCGCGGTCTGTTCCTCACCGACGCGTTCGTCGCCGATCTGGACGGCGAGTGGGGCTACTGCAAGGACGGCACCACGGCCTGGTGTCACATCCCCGTACACGAGCACAGCGCGCGTGGGGCCGTCCGTGAGTAG
- a CDS encoding DUF6302 family protein: MMHRLLEPAGPAREPTAAVADFAEIIRTLMAVEPQRDAHVRILAVPVGSRRGGHFLVACLCFGLKVRDVLLEQPGFPDLRQRWSPYPNTCPVVA; this comes from the coding sequence ATGATGCACAGGCTTCTCGAGCCAGCTGGGCCCGCGCGCGAGCCGACCGCCGCCGTGGCGGACTTCGCCGAGATAATCCGCACGCTCATGGCTGTTGAGCCGCAACGCGACGCCCACGTACGTATCCTCGCTGTACCCGTCGGGAGCCGACGAGGTGGGCACTTCCTCGTGGCGTGCCTCTGCTTCGGGCTCAAGGTCCGTGACGTCCTCCTTGAGCAGCCGGGCTTCCCCGACCTGCGCCAGCGGTGGTCGCCCTATCCGAACACCTGCCCCGTCGTCGCGTAG
- a CDS encoding DUF6417 family protein, producing MDSLGADGRWTGMNPDATSLIPEQDTSARRLESLTLEEAHDLLRLLRMIAAEGPDELSEEAKWFAREIAERIPSATWAVSWQGAKPRHRDGIRPEG from the coding sequence ATGGATTCTCTTGGCGCCGATGGTCGTTGGACCGGCATGAATCCAGATGCCACCAGCCTGATCCCCGAGCAGGACACCTCAGCCCGCCGCCTGGAGTCGCTTACGCTCGAAGAAGCCCATGACCTGCTCCGCCTGCTCCGGATGATTGCTGCGGAGGGTCCGGACGAATTGAGCGAGGAAGCGAAGTGGTTCGCGCGTGAGATCGCGGAGCGCATTCCTTCGGCGACGTGGGCGGTCTCTTGGCAGGGTGCGAAGCCCCGCCACCGTGACGGCATCCGCCCAGAAGGTTAG
- a CDS encoding NUDIX hydrolase: MEWKTHGERQVYTNKWVNLCLVDVQQPDGRRWEYHVVRLRHLAVAAVVNDRQEVLMMWRHRFITNSWAWELPMGLVEEGESPEEAAAREVLEETGWRPGPIKPLIYAEPANGITDSQHYVFRADGATHEGPPTEKNESDRIEWIPLSQVRAMIDRREIVSSGSLVGLLYLLMDEAIR, translated from the coding sequence ATGGAGTGGAAGACCCACGGCGAGCGACAGGTCTACACCAATAAGTGGGTGAATCTGTGTCTGGTTGACGTTCAGCAGCCTGACGGGCGCAGATGGGAGTATCACGTCGTTCGCCTCCGGCACCTGGCCGTCGCGGCCGTGGTCAATGACCGCCAAGAGGTCCTGATGATGTGGCGACATCGCTTCATCACGAACTCGTGGGCCTGGGAGTTGCCCATGGGCCTGGTCGAGGAGGGCGAGTCTCCGGAAGAGGCGGCAGCGCGCGAAGTGCTGGAGGAGACAGGCTGGCGTCCCGGGCCCATCAAGCCACTGATCTACGCCGAGCCGGCCAATGGGATCACTGACTCGCAGCACTATGTCTTCCGCGCGGACGGCGCGACCCACGAAGGGCCGCCTACGGAAAAGAACGAGTCCGACCGCATCGAGTGGATTCCGCTTTCACAGGTACGCGCGATGATCGACCGTCGGGAGATCGTGAGCAGCGGATCGCTCGTCGGCCTGCTGTACCTGCTCATGGATGAAGCGATCCGCTGA
- a CDS encoding RNA-guided endonuclease InsQ/TnpB family protein, protein MKLTVQVKLLPTPVQAAALEATLHACNEAATWVSQVAFEKDIKRNFALREHTYTAVRGRWELGAQAAQHVIKKTCDAYITLKANLKAGNLGRPSSKRYRRATEKPIAFRPEGAQPYDDRMLSWQHTERTVSIWTLSGRMKEVAFTASPEQLARLALYRKGESDLLFRDGMWFLTATCEIPEAELNLEVVEFLGIDLGIVNIATTSDGQIMAGRRLNRGRLRERTLRQKLQRKNTPSAKRRLKKRRRKEARRVKDINHKIAKHVVAEAERTGRGIALEDLTGIRARVRLRKPQRATHASWSFAQLGQFIAYKARRAGVPVVHVDPAYTSRTCAECGHIDKANRVSQARFVCRSCGVVAHADWNGSRNIRHRAEELWRRGAQSTAPDPPPNTGRGTGRKRSTTASGARCASPGLPAPGR, encoded by the coding sequence GTGAAGTTGACGGTGCAGGTGAAACTTCTGCCGACGCCCGTGCAGGCGGCGGCACTTGAGGCAACCCTGCACGCCTGCAACGAGGCCGCGACCTGGGTCTCCCAGGTGGCGTTCGAGAAGGACATCAAACGCAACTTCGCTCTGCGTGAGCACACCTACACTGCGGTCAGGGGCCGGTGGGAGCTCGGAGCTCAGGCGGCCCAGCACGTCATCAAGAAGACCTGCGACGCCTACATCACGCTCAAGGCGAACCTGAAGGCAGGAAACCTCGGCAGACCCTCCTCCAAGCGCTACCGGCGCGCCACCGAAAAACCGATCGCCTTCCGCCCTGAGGGCGCGCAGCCCTATGACGACCGGATGCTGTCCTGGCAGCACACCGAGCGCACGGTGTCGATCTGGACTCTGTCGGGCCGGATGAAGGAGGTGGCGTTCACCGCCTCGCCCGAGCAGCTGGCGCGTCTGGCCCTGTACCGCAAGGGCGAGTCAGACCTGCTGTTCCGCGACGGCATGTGGTTCCTGACCGCCACCTGCGAGATCCCCGAGGCCGAACTGAACCTCGAAGTAGTGGAGTTCCTGGGGATTGATCTCGGGATCGTGAATATCGCGACCACCTCGGACGGTCAGATCATGGCCGGACGCCGGCTCAACCGCGGACGCCTGCGCGAACGCACCCTGCGTCAGAAACTCCAGCGTAAGAACACCCCGTCCGCCAAACGGCGCCTGAAGAAGCGCAGGCGTAAGGAGGCGCGGCGGGTGAAGGACATCAACCACAAGATCGCGAAACATGTGGTGGCCGAGGCAGAACGCACCGGACGCGGAATCGCCCTGGAAGACCTCACAGGCATCCGCGCCCGGGTACGGCTTCGCAAGCCCCAACGGGCCACCCACGCCAGCTGGAGCTTCGCTCAGCTCGGCCAGTTCATCGCGTACAAGGCCCGCAGAGCGGGGGTGCCAGTGGTGCATGTCGATCCGGCGTACACCTCCCGCACCTGCGCCGAGTGCGGTCACATCGACAAGGCGAACCGGGTCTCCCAGGCCCGCTTCGTATGCCGGTCCTGCGGTGTCGTTGCACACGCGGACTGGAACGGCTCCCGCAACATCCGTCACCGTGCGGAAGAGTTGTGGCGACGCGGGGCGCAGTCAACCGCCCCAGACCCACCCCCGAACACCGGGCGTGGGACAGGACGCAAACGCAGCACCACAGCCAGTGGCGCCCGTTGTGCAAGCCCGGGACTTCCAGCCCCGGGTCGTTGA
- a CDS encoding Type 1 glutamine amidotransferase-like domain-containing protein — protein sequence MRLLLSSWFLTPGSRPPALPGILATGRAGIVLNALDEYVGSRARDFARESRTLQTFGYTCEELDLRDYFNAPEGLPERLDGLDLVWALGGNAFVLARAMTQSRFRDALQEQLHRPEFTYGGYSAGACVAGPDLQGIDLIDDPTVLPEGYPSTIAPNCLCLVPYRIVPHWRSEHRDAEGAERAAAHLAECGLWHHCLRDGEAVNVHDTTRPVTWPPSS from the coding sequence ATGAGGCTGCTGCTGAGCTCCTGGTTTCTGACCCCTGGCAGCCGACCTCCGGCGCTGCCCGGCATCCTGGCCACCGGCAGAGCGGGCATCGTCCTGAACGCGCTCGACGAATACGTCGGCTCACGCGCCCGCGACTTCGCCCGCGAGAGCCGCACCCTGCAAACCTTTGGCTACACCTGCGAAGAACTCGATCTCCGCGACTACTTCAATGCCCCCGAGGGACTCCCCGAACGCCTGGACGGCCTCGACCTCGTCTGGGCTTTGGGTGGGAACGCGTTCGTCCTGGCCCGCGCCATGACGCAGTCCCGATTCCGCGATGCCCTCCAAGAGCAGCTGCATCGACCCGAGTTCACCTACGGCGGCTACTCAGCAGGAGCCTGTGTCGCCGGCCCGGACCTCCAGGGCATCGACCTCATCGATGATCCAACCGTCCTGCCCGAAGGTTATCCGTCGACTATCGCACCGAATTGCCTCTGCCTGGTGCCCTACCGGATCGTTCCCCACTGGCGATCCGAACACCGTGACGCGGAAGGTGCAGAGCGAGCCGCCGCCCATCTTGCCGAGTGCGGGCTATGGCACCACTGCCTGCGAGACGGGGAGGCGGTGAACGTCCATGACACCACCAGGCCGGTCACCTGGCCGCCATCTTCTTGA
- the proP gene encoding glycine betaine/L-proline transporter ProP, giving the protein MLRTLLRRRKKALSAEDVTVADRPQVRKAVTAAALGNTMEWFDFGVYAYLAGTLGKVFFPSSSPGAQVVSTFATFAAAFIVRPLGGLVFGPLGDRVGRQKVLAATMIMMAASTFAVGFLPTYSAVGFLAPILLLVCRLVQGFSTGGEYAGATTYIAEYAPDKRRGFLGSWLDFGTFIGYSLGSGLVTVLTLVLGSDGLEDWGWRIPFFVAGPLGLIGLYMRMKLEETPAFKREAAYAHAQASGKKADEDPVEQARQSGRGRVREIFARHWEAVLICMGLVLLYNVTNYMVTSYLPTYMTVTLGESDTTAQLLVLGTMLLVVLLITTVGRTSDRWGRRPMFMAGSIALIALSYPAFLLIREGGILLPAFGCAILGVLLVMFAGTAAATLPALFPTRIRYGALSIAYNLSVSLFGGTTPLFASALVEATGNNMVPAYYLMVAGAIGLLSTFFLHETAGRPLRGSGPMVETPEQARTLVARSRTAAGRQARDIWVRLRHPHARHSSSHDE; this is encoded by the coding sequence ATGCTGCGTACGCTGCTGCGCCGCCGTAAGAAGGCCCTCTCGGCGGAGGACGTGACTGTTGCTGACCGTCCGCAGGTGCGCAAGGCCGTCACCGCGGCTGCTCTGGGCAACACCATGGAGTGGTTCGACTTCGGTGTCTACGCCTACCTGGCGGGCACCCTTGGCAAGGTCTTCTTCCCGTCGAGTTCCCCCGGTGCGCAGGTCGTCTCCACCTTCGCCACCTTCGCCGCGGCCTTCATCGTGCGCCCTCTGGGCGGGCTCGTCTTCGGGCCCCTGGGCGACCGTGTGGGCCGGCAGAAGGTGCTCGCCGCCACGATGATCATGATGGCGGCCAGCACCTTCGCCGTGGGCTTCCTGCCGACCTACTCGGCGGTTGGTTTTCTCGCCCCGATCCTTTTGCTGGTGTGCCGTCTCGTCCAGGGCTTCTCCACCGGCGGCGAGTACGCGGGCGCGACGACCTACATCGCCGAGTACGCGCCTGACAAGCGCCGGGGCTTCCTTGGTAGCTGGCTCGATTTCGGCACCTTCATCGGCTACTCGCTCGGCTCCGGCCTGGTGACGGTGCTCACGCTGGTGCTCGGCAGCGACGGCCTCGAGGACTGGGGCTGGCGTATCCCCTTCTTCGTGGCGGGTCCGCTCGGTCTCATCGGCCTGTACATGCGCATGAAGCTGGAGGAGACGCCCGCGTTCAAGCGGGAGGCCGCGTACGCACACGCGCAGGCGTCAGGGAAGAAGGCGGACGAAGACCCCGTGGAGCAGGCCCGGCAGTCGGGCAGGGGCCGGGTGAGGGAGATCTTCGCGCGCCACTGGGAGGCGGTACTCATCTGCATGGGCCTCGTCCTGCTCTACAACGTCACCAACTACATGGTGACGTCGTACCTGCCGACCTATATGACCGTGACGCTCGGCGAGAGTGACACGACGGCGCAATTGCTGGTCCTCGGCACGATGCTCCTGGTCGTCCTGCTGATCACGACCGTCGGCAGGACGTCCGACCGGTGGGGACGCAGACCCATGTTCATGGCCGGCAGCATCGCGCTCATCGCGCTGTCCTATCCCGCGTTCCTGCTGATCAGGGAGGGCGGCATCCTGCTTCCGGCGTTCGGGTGCGCGATCCTCGGCGTGCTGCTCGTCATGTTCGCGGGCACGGCAGCTGCCACACTGCCGGCCCTCTTTCCCACCCGGATCCGCTACGGCGCCCTGTCGATCGCCTACAACCTGTCGGTGTCACTCTTCGGCGGCACCACACCCCTGTTCGCCTCAGCTCTCGTCGAGGCGACGGGCAACAACATGGTCCCCGCGTACTACCTGATGGTCGCCGGAGCGATCGGCCTCCTCTCGACGTTCTTCCTGCACGAGACCGCGGGGCGGCCGTTGCGCGGCTCCGGCCCCATGGTGGAGACGCCGGAACAGGCCCGCACACTCGTGGCCCGCAGCCGCACCGCCGCCGGACGGCAGGCGCGCGACATCTGGGTGCGCCTGCGCCATCCGCACGCGCGTCACTCGTCGTCACACGACGAATGA
- a CDS encoding DUF6381 family protein, whose translation MSAAGESGRAQQMRAKAQDLEQAAERATDPQERQRLKDKARQLKEQSEHAGGTGKPDIDPTM comes from the coding sequence ATGAGCGCTGCAGGCGAGTCCGGTCGTGCCCAGCAGATGCGTGCTAAGGCCCAGGACCTGGAACAGGCCGCGGAACGTGCCACTGACCCGCAGGAGCGTCAGCGTCTGAAGGACAAGGCCCGCCAGCTCAAGGAGCAGAGCGAGCATGCAGGCGGTACGGGCAAGCCGGACATCGATCCGACGATGTAG
- a CDS encoding UDP-N-acetylglucosamine 1-carboxyvinyltransferase: protein MTIVSALEQPMAKDRHTYSITGGVPLEGSITASGAKNAVTKQLVASLLTDQPCVLHKVPRIVEVDLVLGMLAELGTEVTWLGEHSVRVHTPEVRETSLSAMYSGVNRIPILMMGPLLHRRGETLVPLPGGCTIGKRPIDFHLEGLRQMGADIAEHPTSVKVRVDRLAGAHIDLLFPSVGATENLLLAAVRASGTTVISNAAVEPEIVDLILMLQKMGALITIDTDRTITVEGVRELRGVEHTTIADRIEIASFAGYVLAALVADGTSTITGTRYLERGYEQPVAKLAAVGARITTRPV from the coding sequence ATGACTATCGTCAGCGCGCTGGAGCAGCCCATGGCCAAAGACCGCCACACCTACAGCATCACCGGTGGCGTACCGCTCGAGGGCTCGATCACGGCATCAGGCGCGAAGAACGCCGTCACCAAGCAACTCGTCGCCAGCCTGCTGACCGACCAGCCATGCGTGCTGCACAAAGTCCCCCGCATCGTGGAAGTCGACCTCGTTCTGGGCATGCTCGCCGAACTGGGCACTGAGGTGACCTGGCTCGGCGAACACTCGGTCCGCGTGCACACCCCCGAAGTGCGCGAGACGTCCCTGTCAGCCATGTACTCCGGCGTCAACCGCATCCCGATCCTGATGATGGGACCCCTCCTGCACCGCCGCGGCGAGACGCTCGTCCCCCTGCCGGGCGGCTGCACCATCGGCAAGCGCCCCATCGACTTCCACCTCGAAGGCCTCCGTCAGATGGGCGCTGACATCGCAGAGCACCCCACGTCCGTGAAGGTCCGCGTCGACCGTCTCGCCGGCGCCCACATCGACCTGCTGTTCCCCTCCGTCGGCGCCACCGAGAACCTCCTCCTGGCGGCAGTCCGCGCCTCCGGAACCACCGTGATCTCCAACGCGGCGGTCGAACCCGAGATCGTGGACCTGATCCTGATGCTGCAGAAAATGGGCGCCCTCATCACGATCGACACCGACCGGACCATCACCGTCGAGGGCGTCCGCGAACTGCGCGGTGTCGAGCACACCACCATCGCCGACCGCATCGAAATCGCCTCGTTCGCCGGCTACGTCCTCGCCGCGCTCGTCGCCGACGGCACGAGCACCATCACCGGAACCCGCTACCTGGAGCGAGGCTACGAACAGCCCGTCGCCAAGCTGGCCGCGGTCGGAGCCCGCATCACCACCCGGCCGGTCTGA
- a CDS encoding DUF5999 family protein → MCQHTPTCPTAEDSDREAALPIARHPQQGWNLLCNQVLLFEDTGELLPNGTIVAPRRLTVATGAAA, encoded by the coding sequence ATGTGCCAGCACACGCCCACCTGCCCCACCGCCGAGGATTCCGACAGGGAGGCCGCGCTCCCCATCGCGCGCCACCCTCAACAGGGCTGGAACCTGTTGTGCAACCAGGTGCTGCTCTTCGAGGATACCGGCGAATTGCTGCCCAACGGCACGATCGTCGCCCCTCGCCGCCTCACTGTCGCTACGGGAGCCGCAGCGTGA
- a CDS encoding DMT family transporter produces MSSPYLQLLMTMVLWGSAFSSSKAVVEHIPHSVGAFVRFGGGAITLIVAVRLFGDRKTRVPVRNAWRAASAGVLGVFAYNGFFFWGLSKAPSLDAGILIPVMSPVFTSAILLATGKERAGVARTMGLLLGVAGAAIFFVGAGGSAEAGSSRLWGDSLFLVSAVCWAGYTLVGSRVLSGIEPLRATTYATCAGAVLLGVLAAPDMAEVRWSELPSGLWLNIAYLAIGAAAIANLLYYRGVGTVGPANASLMMFTVPVVNTLCATLLLGESFGRMQGAGAAVLLAGAALAVTQGKLPRRKTTLTEQPPPVAQDIGVASDTAR; encoded by the coding sequence TTGAGCAGCCCTTACCTGCAACTGTTGATGACCATGGTCCTGTGGGGCAGCGCCTTCTCGAGCTCCAAGGCGGTCGTGGAGCACATCCCGCATTCGGTGGGAGCGTTCGTGCGGTTCGGCGGCGGCGCCATAACCCTGATCGTCGCGGTCCGGCTCTTCGGCGACCGTAAGACGCGAGTCCCGGTTCGCAACGCGTGGCGAGCGGCGTCGGCCGGCGTGCTCGGCGTCTTCGCCTACAACGGCTTCTTCTTCTGGGGACTGTCGAAGGCTCCTTCCCTGGACGCCGGCATCCTCATCCCTGTGATGAGCCCTGTGTTCACCAGTGCGATCCTGCTGGCGACAGGCAAGGAGCGTGCTGGGGTGGCACGGACAATGGGCCTGTTGCTTGGTGTAGCCGGCGCAGCAATCTTCTTCGTCGGAGCCGGCGGCAGCGCAGAAGCGGGATCGTCCCGGCTGTGGGGGGATTCGCTGTTCCTCGTCAGCGCCGTGTGCTGGGCCGGATACACGCTGGTCGGCTCCCGTGTCCTGTCCGGCATCGAACCGCTGCGCGCCACTACTTACGCCACGTGCGCGGGTGCCGTGTTGCTGGGAGTGCTTGCCGCACCCGACATGGCAGAAGTCCGGTGGAGTGAGCTGCCGTCGGGACTCTGGCTGAACATCGCATATCTCGCCATCGGGGCCGCAGCCATCGCCAATCTGCTCTACTACCGCGGGGTGGGTACGGTCGGGCCCGCGAACGCCTCCCTGATGATGTTCACCGTCCCGGTGGTCAATACCTTGTGCGCCACACTCCTCCTCGGTGAGTCTTTCGGCCGGATGCAAGGAGCGGGGGCAGCGGTCCTACTCGCCGGAGCTGCTCTCGCGGTCACCCAAGGAAAGCTCCCGCGGCGCAAGACCACTCTCACTGAACAGCCGCCTCCCGTTGCGCAGGACATTGGAGTGGCGAGCGACACGGCGAGGTGA
- a CDS encoding UDP-N-acetylglucosamine--N-acetylmuramyl-(pentapeptide) pyrophosphoryl-undecaprenol N-acetylglucosamine transferase, whose translation MNSAEVHRLPQRAFRLIVTGGGTGGHTYPALTAVRTLAARLTTQGRALEVLWAGKADSLESRVAAAEGIVFASVATGKIRRSKNPLKMISPANVADMSRVPLGVLQARKIISRFRPDVVLATGGYVAVPVGVAATRLCHVPLVVHEQTVRLGLANKTLAGAATRVAVSSESTLPLLPESVRASVAVTGNPVRPEVFTGRAEKAVEALKWGGFDRSLPTVYVTGGAQGAQQINTVVRDVLPWLLGHANVIHQCGPDHVEGLREHTAHLPAPSAARYHLTGYVGAELPDVLALADVVISRSGAGTIAELTALGKAAVFIPLATSAGNEQAHNAGHLADHGAAVALADDASPARLQAAVEPMLADSTQRQAMAERARSYGRPDAAERLVDVVLSAAAGD comes from the coding sequence GTGAACAGTGCCGAGGTCCACCGCCTTCCGCAGCGGGCCTTCCGCTTGATCGTCACGGGTGGCGGAACTGGTGGTCACACGTACCCCGCCCTGACCGCTGTGCGAACGCTGGCGGCCCGGCTCACAACTCAGGGCCGTGCGCTGGAAGTCCTGTGGGCAGGTAAAGCGGACAGCCTGGAGTCCCGAGTTGCAGCTGCCGAGGGAATCGTGTTCGCGTCGGTGGCCACGGGGAAGATCCGCCGCTCGAAGAATCCGCTCAAGATGATCTCGCCCGCGAACGTGGCGGATATGAGCCGGGTCCCGCTAGGTGTCTTGCAGGCCCGCAAGATCATCAGTCGGTTCCGGCCCGATGTTGTGCTGGCAACTGGCGGGTACGTGGCTGTTCCAGTGGGTGTGGCCGCGACCCGACTGTGCCATGTGCCCCTGGTGGTGCACGAGCAGACCGTGCGTCTGGGCTTGGCCAACAAGACGCTCGCCGGCGCAGCGACCCGTGTAGCCGTCTCGTCGGAGTCCACCCTGCCGCTCCTGCCGGAATCGGTGCGAGCGTCGGTGGCCGTGACGGGCAACCCTGTCCGGCCGGAGGTGTTCACCGGGCGGGCGGAGAAAGCGGTCGAGGCATTGAAGTGGGGCGGCTTCGACCGTAGCCTGCCAACCGTCTACGTCACCGGCGGGGCACAGGGAGCACAGCAGATCAACACGGTGGTGCGCGACGTGCTTCCATGGCTACTCGGCCATGCCAACGTGATTCACCAGTGCGGTCCCGACCATGTCGAGGGGCTGCGTGAGCACACCGCGCATCTTCCTGCGCCGAGCGCGGCGCGATATCACCTCACCGGATACGTCGGCGCTGAACTGCCCGACGTGCTGGCCCTGGCCGACGTGGTGATCTCTCGTAGCGGTGCCGGCACGATTGCCGAATTGACCGCACTGGGCAAGGCCGCGGTATTCATTCCACTCGCCACCTCGGCCGGAAATGAGCAGGCGCACAACGCCGGACACTTGGCGGACCACGGAGCCGCGGTCGCGCTCGCCGATGATGCGTCCCCGGCCCGGCTTCAGGCCGCGGTGGAACCGATGCTGGCGGATTCGACGCAGCGCCAGGCGATGGCAGAGCGGGCCCGATCTTACGGCCGTCCCGATGCCGCCGAGAGGCTTGTTGACGTTGTCCTGTCCGCGGCCGCCGGCGACTGA